The following are from one region of the Fusarium verticillioides 7600 chromosome 1, whole genome shotgun sequence genome:
- a CDS encoding phenylalanyl-tRNA synthetase — protein MRLYVQGMRCLRVSAPRPAQLPRSSILLPTACAARTYSSARPTGTPGSVTIRDQTIKTDPQWFNVPDNVLEATARKLHLLKDHPVSITRQIIQANFPEPTFKYHNEFSPVVSTAQNFDSLGFPANHPGRALSDTYYLNSETLLRTHTSAHQADTFRANQSAGYLVSADVYRRDAIDRSHYPVFHQMEGAMSWDRTKVPNGDVAAAVWKDFEKLPVHGVKVDDPNPPMHPETNPLQDAHHTAAEAEAIGAHLKRSLENMVVDIFSRAKATAIKDDPNFVDEPLQMRWVEAYFPFTSPSWELEVYYAGDWLEVLGCGVVKQDIYINAGVPDQLGWAFGIGIDRIAMLLFKIPDIRLFWSKDKRFLSQFEGVTDNLDNLKRFVPFSKYPPCPKDVSFWLSSTTAAGGNTKGTFHENDVMEIVRNVAGDVVEDVRLIDEFTHPKTGRKSMAYRIVYRSLERTLTNDEAVAFHEDVRKALVKELGVELR, from the exons ATGAGACTCTACGTCCAGGGCATGCGGTGCCTGAGGGTTTCTGCCCCGCGACCTGCCCAGCTTCCCCGAAGCTCTATTCTTCTACCAACAGCTTGCGCCGCGAGGACTTACTCGTCGG CACGCCCGACGGGAACTCCAGGCTCCGTGACTATCCGCGACCagaccatcaagaccgaTCCTCAATGGTTCAACGTACCCGACAATGTCCTCGAGGCCACTGCAAGGAAACTTCACCTCTTGAAAGATCACCCTGTGTCCATCACCCGCCAGATTATCCAGGCCAACTTCCCTGAGCCGACGTTCAAGTATCACAATGAGTTCAGCCCTGTGGTGTCGACAGCTCAGAACTTCGATTCGTTAGGATTTCCCGCGAACCATCCCGGCCGCGCCCTGTCCGATACATACTACTTGAATAGCGAAACACTACTGCGAACGCATACGAGTGCTCACCAGGCCGACACATTCCGAGCTAACCAGAGCGCGGGGTACCTTGTGTCTGCCGATGTATACAGACGAGATGCCATTGACCGCAGCCACTATCCCGTGTTCCATCAGATGGAGGGTGCAATGTCATGGGATCGTACCAAGGTTCCCaatggtgatgttgctgctgcggTATGgaaggactttgagaagctACCCGTTCATGGAGTCAAGGTCGATGACCCAAACCCTCCTATGCATCCTGAGACAAACCCTCTCCAAGATGCTCATCACacagctgctgaggctgaggctaTCGGTGCTCATCTCAAGAGGTCATTAGAAAACATGGTCGTCGATATCTTCTCTCGGGCCAAGGCTACTGCCATCAAAGATGACCCCAACTTCGTGGACGAGCCTTTGCAAATGCGATGGGTAGAAGCTTACTTCCCCTTTACCAGCCCCTCatgggagctggaggtttACTATGCCGGTGACTGGCTCGAGGTACTGGGCTGTGGTGTGGTCAAGCAGGATATCTACATCAACGCTGGTGTACCTGACCAACTTGGTTGGGCTTttggcattggcatcgaCCGCATTGCCatgcttctcttcaagatccctGACATTCGCCTCTTCTGGTCAAAAGACAAGCGCTTCCTATCCCAGTTCGAGGGCGTGACCGACAATCTCGATAACTTGAAGCGCTTCGTCCCCTTCTCCAAGTATCCTCCCTGCCCCAAAGACGTGTCCTTCTGGCTTAGCTCCACGACAGCAGCAGGTGGCAACACCAAGGGCACATTCCATGAAAACGACGTTATGGAAATTGTCCGTAACGTGGCGGGTGACGTGGTCGAGGATGTGCGCCTGATTGATGAGTTCACGCACCCCAAGACGGGCCGCAAGAGCATGGCGTATCGCATTGTTTACCGCAGCTTGGAGCGGACTCTGACTAACGATGAGGCCGTCGCTTTCCACGAGGATGTGCGCAAAGCTTTGGTCAAAGAGCTGGGCGTCGAGCTTCGATAG